A stretch of the Macaca mulatta isolate MMU2019108-1 chromosome 16, T2T-MMU8v2.0, whole genome shotgun sequence genome encodes the following:
- the SNF8 gene encoding vacuolar-sorting protein SNF8 isoform X4, whose amino-acid sequence MHRRGVGAGAIAKKKLAEAKYKERGTVLAEDQLAQMSKQLDMFKTNLEEFASKHKQEIRKNPEFRVQFQDMCATIGVDPLACLITLEELHQQVLKGRGKFAQDVSQDDLIRAIKKLKALGTGFGIIPVGGTYLIQSVPAELNMDHTVVLQLAENGYVTVSEIKASLKWETERARQVLEHLLKEGLAWLDLQAPGEAHYWLPALFTDLYSQEITAEEAREALP is encoded by the exons ATGCACCGCCGTGGGGTGGGAGCTGGCGCCATCGCCAAGAAGAAACTTGCAGAG GCCAAGTATAAGGAGCGAGGGACGGTCTTGGCTGAGGACCAGCTAGCCCAG ATGTCAAAGCAGTTGGACatgttcaagaccaacctggaggAATTTGCCAGCAAGCACAAGCAGGAGATCCGGAAGAATCCTGAGTTCCGTGTGCAGTTCCAGGACATGTGTGCAACCATTGGCGTGGATCCGCTGGCCT GTCTGATAACTTTGGAGGAACTACATCAACAGGTGTTGAAGGGAAGGGGCAAGTTCGCCCAGGATGTCAGTCA AGACGACCTGATCAGAGCCATCAAGAAACTAAAGGCACTTGGCACTGGCTTCGGCATCATCCCTGTGGGCGGCACTTACCTCATTCAGTCTGTTCCAGCTGAGCTCAATATGGATCACACCGTGGTGCTACAGCTGGCAGAG AATGGCTACGTGACTGTCAGTGAGATCAAAGCCAGTCTTAAATGGGAGACCGAGCGAGCGCGGCAAGTGCTG GAACACCTGCTGAAGGAAGGGTTGGCGTGGCTGGACTTACAGGCCCCAGGGGAGGCCCACTACTGGCTGCCAGCTCTCTTCACTGACCTCTACTCCCAGGAGATTACAGCTGAAGAGGCCAGAGAAGCCCTCCCCTGA
- the SNF8 gene encoding vacuolar-sorting protein SNF8 isoform X2: MHRRGVGAGAIAKKKLAEAKYKERGTVLAEDQLAQMSKQLDMFKTNLEEFASKHKQEIRKNPEFRVQFQDMCATIGVDPLASGKGFWSEMLGVGDFYYELGVQIIEVCLALKHRNGGLITLEELHQQVLKGRGKFAQDVSQDDLIRAIKKLKALGTGFGIIPVGGTYLIQSVPAELNMDHTVVLQLAENGYVTVSEIKASLKWETERARQVLEHLLKEGLAWLDLQAPGEAHYWLPALFTDLYSQEITAEEAREALP, from the exons ATGCACCGCCGTGGGGTGGGAGCTGGCGCCATCGCCAAGAAGAAACTTGCAGAG GCCAAGTATAAGGAGCGAGGGACGGTCTTGGCTGAGGACCAGCTAGCCCAG ATGTCAAAGCAGTTGGACatgttcaagaccaacctggaggAATTTGCCAGCAAGCACAAGCAGGAGATCCGGAAGAATCCTGAGTTCCGTGTGCAGTTCCAGGACATGTGTGCAACCATTGGCGTGGATCCGCTGGCCT CTGGAAAAGGATTTTGGTCTGAGATGCTGGGCGTGGGGGACTTCTATTACGAACTAGGTGTCCAAATTATCGAAGTGTGCCTGGCGCTGAAGCATCGGAATGGAG GTCTGATAACTTTGGAGGAACTACATCAACAGGTGTTGAAGGGAAGGGGCAAGTTCGCCCAGGATGTCAGTCA AGACGACCTGATCAGAGCCATCAAGAAACTAAAGGCACTTGGCACTGGCTTCGGCATCATCCCTGTGGGCGGCACTTACCTCATTCAGTCTGTTCCAGCTGAGCTCAATATGGATCACACCGTGGTGCTACAGCTGGCAGAG AATGGCTACGTGACTGTCAGTGAGATCAAAGCCAGTCTTAAATGGGAGACCGAGCGAGCGCGGCAAGTGCTG GAACACCTGCTGAAGGAAGGGTTGGCGTGGCTGGACTTACAGGCCCCAGGGGAGGCCCACTACTGGCTGCCAGCTCTCTTCACTGACCTCTACTCCCAGGAGATTACAGCTGAAGAGGCCAGAGAAGCCCTCCCCTGA
- the SNF8 gene encoding vacuolar-sorting protein SNF8 isoform X1, which yields MHRRGVGAGAIAKKKLAEAKYKERGTVLAEDQLAQMSKQLDMFKTNLEEFASKHKQEIRKNPEFRVQFQDMCATIGVDPLASGKGFWSEMLGVGDFYYELGVQIIEVCLALKHRNGGLITLEELHQQVLKGRGKFAQDVSQDDLIRAIKKLKALGTGFGIIPVGGTYLIQSVPAELNMDHTVVLQLAEKNGYVTVSEIKASLKWETERARQVLEHLLKEGLAWLDLQAPGEAHYWLPALFTDLYSQEITAEEAREALP from the exons ATGCACCGCCGTGGGGTGGGAGCTGGCGCCATCGCCAAGAAGAAACTTGCAGAG GCCAAGTATAAGGAGCGAGGGACGGTCTTGGCTGAGGACCAGCTAGCCCAG ATGTCAAAGCAGTTGGACatgttcaagaccaacctggaggAATTTGCCAGCAAGCACAAGCAGGAGATCCGGAAGAATCCTGAGTTCCGTGTGCAGTTCCAGGACATGTGTGCAACCATTGGCGTGGATCCGCTGGCCT CTGGAAAAGGATTTTGGTCTGAGATGCTGGGCGTGGGGGACTTCTATTACGAACTAGGTGTCCAAATTATCGAAGTGTGCCTGGCGCTGAAGCATCGGAATGGAG GTCTGATAACTTTGGAGGAACTACATCAACAGGTGTTGAAGGGAAGGGGCAAGTTCGCCCAGGATGTCAGTCA AGACGACCTGATCAGAGCCATCAAGAAACTAAAGGCACTTGGCACTGGCTTCGGCATCATCCCTGTGGGCGGCACTTACCTCATTCAGTCTGTTCCAGCTGAGCTCAATATGGATCACACCGTGGTGCTACAGCTGGCAGAG AAGAATGGCTACGTGACTGTCAGTGAGATCAAAGCCAGTCTTAAATGGGAGACCGAGCGAGCGCGGCAAGTGCTG GAACACCTGCTGAAGGAAGGGTTGGCGTGGCTGGACTTACAGGCCCCAGGGGAGGCCCACTACTGGCTGCCAGCTCTCTTCACTGACCTCTACTCCCAGGAGATTACAGCTGAAGAGGCCAGAGAAGCCCTCCCCTGA
- the SNF8 gene encoding vacuolar-sorting protein SNF8 isoform X5, translated as MHRRGVGAGAIAKKKLAEMSKQLDMFKTNLEEFASKHKQEIRKNPEFRVQFQDMCATIGVDPLASGKGFWSEMLGVGDFYYELGVQIIEVCLALKHRNGGLITLEELHQQVLKGRGKFAQDVSQDDLIRAIKKLKALGTGFGIIPVGGTYLIQSVPAELNMDHTVVLQLAEKNGYVTVSEIKASLKWETERARQVLEHLLKEGLAWLDLQAPGEAHYWLPALFTDLYSQEITAEEAREALP; from the exons ATGCACCGCCGTGGGGTGGGAGCTGGCGCCATCGCCAAGAAGAAACTTGCAGAG ATGTCAAAGCAGTTGGACatgttcaagaccaacctggaggAATTTGCCAGCAAGCACAAGCAGGAGATCCGGAAGAATCCTGAGTTCCGTGTGCAGTTCCAGGACATGTGTGCAACCATTGGCGTGGATCCGCTGGCCT CTGGAAAAGGATTTTGGTCTGAGATGCTGGGCGTGGGGGACTTCTATTACGAACTAGGTGTCCAAATTATCGAAGTGTGCCTGGCGCTGAAGCATCGGAATGGAG GTCTGATAACTTTGGAGGAACTACATCAACAGGTGTTGAAGGGAAGGGGCAAGTTCGCCCAGGATGTCAGTCA AGACGACCTGATCAGAGCCATCAAGAAACTAAAGGCACTTGGCACTGGCTTCGGCATCATCCCTGTGGGCGGCACTTACCTCATTCAGTCTGTTCCAGCTGAGCTCAATATGGATCACACCGTGGTGCTACAGCTGGCAGAG AAGAATGGCTACGTGACTGTCAGTGAGATCAAAGCCAGTCTTAAATGGGAGACCGAGCGAGCGCGGCAAGTGCTG GAACACCTGCTGAAGGAAGGGTTGGCGTGGCTGGACTTACAGGCCCCAGGGGAGGCCCACTACTGGCTGCCAGCTCTCTTCACTGACCTCTACTCCCAGGAGATTACAGCTGAAGAGGCCAGAGAAGCCCTCCCCTGA
- the SNF8 gene encoding vacuolar-sorting protein SNF8 isoform X3, giving the protein MHRRGVGAGAIAKKKLAEAKYKERGTVLAEDQLAQMSKQLDMFKTNLEEFASKHKQEIRKNPEFRVQFQDMCATIGVDPLACLITLEELHQQVLKGRGKFAQDVSQDDLIRAIKKLKALGTGFGIIPVGGTYLIQSVPAELNMDHTVVLQLAEKNGYVTVSEIKASLKWETERARQVLEHLLKEGLAWLDLQAPGEAHYWLPALFTDLYSQEITAEEAREALP; this is encoded by the exons ATGCACCGCCGTGGGGTGGGAGCTGGCGCCATCGCCAAGAAGAAACTTGCAGAG GCCAAGTATAAGGAGCGAGGGACGGTCTTGGCTGAGGACCAGCTAGCCCAG ATGTCAAAGCAGTTGGACatgttcaagaccaacctggaggAATTTGCCAGCAAGCACAAGCAGGAGATCCGGAAGAATCCTGAGTTCCGTGTGCAGTTCCAGGACATGTGTGCAACCATTGGCGTGGATCCGCTGGCCT GTCTGATAACTTTGGAGGAACTACATCAACAGGTGTTGAAGGGAAGGGGCAAGTTCGCCCAGGATGTCAGTCA AGACGACCTGATCAGAGCCATCAAGAAACTAAAGGCACTTGGCACTGGCTTCGGCATCATCCCTGTGGGCGGCACTTACCTCATTCAGTCTGTTCCAGCTGAGCTCAATATGGATCACACCGTGGTGCTACAGCTGGCAGAG AAGAATGGCTACGTGACTGTCAGTGAGATCAAAGCCAGTCTTAAATGGGAGACCGAGCGAGCGCGGCAAGTGCTG GAACACCTGCTGAAGGAAGGGTTGGCGTGGCTGGACTTACAGGCCCCAGGGGAGGCCCACTACTGGCTGCCAGCTCTCTTCACTGACCTCTACTCCCAGGAGATTACAGCTGAAGAGGCCAGAGAAGCCCTCCCCTGA
- the SNF8 gene encoding vacuolar-sorting protein SNF8 isoform X6: MQLNPWQVSMAKGLITLEELHQQVLKGRGKFAQDVSQDDLIRAIKKLKALGTGFGIIPVGGTYLIQSVPAELNMDHTVVLQLAEKNGYVTVSEIKASLKWETERARQVLEHLLKEGLAWLDLQAPGEAHYWLPALFTDLYSQEITAEEAREALP, translated from the exons ATGCAGTTGAATCCATGGCAAGTCTCCATGGCCAAGG GTCTGATAACTTTGGAGGAACTACATCAACAGGTGTTGAAGGGAAGGGGCAAGTTCGCCCAGGATGTCAGTCA AGACGACCTGATCAGAGCCATCAAGAAACTAAAGGCACTTGGCACTGGCTTCGGCATCATCCCTGTGGGCGGCACTTACCTCATTCAGTCTGTTCCAGCTGAGCTCAATATGGATCACACCGTGGTGCTACAGCTGGCAGAG AAGAATGGCTACGTGACTGTCAGTGAGATCAAAGCCAGTCTTAAATGGGAGACCGAGCGAGCGCGGCAAGTGCTG GAACACCTGCTGAAGGAAGGGTTGGCGTGGCTGGACTTACAGGCCCCAGGGGAGGCCCACTACTGGCTGCCAGCTCTCTTCACTGACCTCTACTCCCAGGAGATTACAGCTGAAGAGGCCAGAGAAGCCCTCCCCTGA